A window of Sporanaerobacter acetigenes DSM 13106 contains these coding sequences:
- a CDS encoding universal stress protein has product MKNKNIMVCVTQQKTCERLILSGYEMLKTDNDKLFVIHVVNEKDNFLNNNSDGEALEYLFNVSKKVGANLTVLRSKDVVKTIEDFAVKNKITHILMGASPDADGGGSQNLTFKLNKMLPEVEFVIL; this is encoded by the coding sequence ATGAAGAATAAAAATATCATGGTATGTGTTACTCAACAGAAAACTTGTGAAAGATTGATACTAAGTGGCTATGAGATGTTAAAGACTGATAATGATAAATTATTTGTAATACATGTAGTGAATGAAAAAGACAATTTTTTAAATAATAATAGTGATGGGGAAGCTTTAGAATATTTATTTAATGTATCAAAAAAGGTTGGGGCTAATTTAACTGTATTAAGATCGAAAGATGTGGTTAAAACTATAGAAGATTTTGCAGTGAAAAATAAGATTACCCATATACTCATGGGAGCATCGCCAGATGCAGATGGCGGAGGAAGTCAAAACTTAACTTTTAAATTAAATAAAATGTTACCAGAAGTAGAATTTGTCATATTATAA
- a CDS encoding type II toxin-antitoxin system PemK/MazF family toxin, whose protein sequence is MKRKGKEKIKYEVTILNDKVIKIQLNIKGDASNMKIELGKTQKIINWTTRKICYEDGKKHQRKWTVKRGEVYFVDLGENIGSEENKIRPCVVLQSNAYNFKSPVFTCAIISNSKLTIRDIQIPIKGRYEYLNEKKQSSFLTGIIDLGQIKTVGKERILLKVCTLKEEVDEIDMKLFNALGMSDILTKQQNTIHSLKGKVDYLTDKIENMK, encoded by the coding sequence ATGAAAAGGAAAGGAAAAGAAAAGATAAAGTATGAGGTTACAATTTTGAATGACAAGGTTATAAAAATTCAATTAAATATAAAAGGGGATGCTAGCAATATGAAAATTGAACTTGGGAAGACACAAAAGATTATAAATTGGACTACTAGGAAAATTTGTTATGAGGATGGGAAAAAACATCAAAGGAAGTGGACGGTTAAGAGAGGAGAAGTTTATTTTGTTGATTTGGGAGAAAACATAGGGAGTGAAGAAAATAAAATTAGGCCTTGTGTAGTTCTTCAATCCAATGCTTATAACTTTAAGTCTCCAGTATTTACCTGTGCAATCATATCAAATAGTAAATTAACTATACGGGATATTCAAATTCCTATAAAAGGTAGATATGAGTACCTTAATGAAAAAAAACAATCTTCATTTTTAACAGGAATTATTGATCTAGGGCAAATAAAAACTGTTGGTAAAGAGAGAATTCTATTAAAAGTATGTACTCTAAAAGAAGAAGTTGATGAGATAGATATGAAATTGTTTAATGCTTTAGGAATGTCAGACATTTTAACGAAACAACAGAATACCATTCATTCGCTAAAAGGGAAAGTAGATTACTTAACAGATAAAATAGAAAATATGAAATAA
- a CDS encoding S-layer homology domain-containing protein, protein MKRERKGKKNIKRLLMGILVLAFLSNNTYADNIDFKDVTEQWAKEPVRWGVKEGIVEGYPDGTFKPKKQVNEAEFAKLMTGYAKVLDVSNLKVKEGEHWAKEVYDALEEYAIPLGGYKSDKVKNTGLSRGQLARIVAAKNGFNLNERQAIYYLYENDLSDGKISGRLDFESYDKDSAVKRAEAVAFLRRLETKGVTTFKGKPSTVGAREMGGIKGVPKDETVVTDEDFKKLAEEKGIK, encoded by the coding sequence ATGAAAAGAGAAAGAAAAGGTAAAAAGAATATAAAGAGACTACTAATGGGAATATTAGTTTTAGCATTTTTATCAAATAATACTTATGCAGATAATATAGACTTCAAAGATGTAACAGAACAATGGGCAAAGGAACCTGTAAGATGGGGAGTAAAAGAAGGGATAGTAGAAGGGTATCCTGATGGGACTTTTAAACCTAAAAAGCAGGTGAACGAGGCAGAATTTGCAAAGTTAATGACTGGTTATGCAAAAGTATTAGATGTAAGTAATTTAAAAGTTAAAGAAGGAGAGCATTGGGCAAAAGAGGTATATGATGCCTTAGAGGAATATGCAATACCTTTAGGAGGATATAAAAGTGATAAAGTAAAGAATACAGGATTATCAAGAGGGCAATTAGCAAGGATAGTAGCAGCTAAGAATGGATTTAATTTAAATGAAAGACAAGCCATATATTATTTATATGAAAATGATTTAAGTGATGGGAAAATAAGTGGAAGATTAGATTTTGAAAGTTATGACAAAGATTCTGCAGTAAAAAGAGCAGAGGCAGTAGCCTTTTTAAGGAGATTAGAAACAAAAGGTGTAACAACATTTAAAGGTAAGCCATCAACTGTAGGAGCAAGAGAGATGGGTGGAATAAAAGGAGTACCAAAAGATGAAACAGTAGTCACAGATGAAGATTTCAAGAAACTAGCAGAAGAAAAAGGAATAAAGTAA
- a CDS encoding copper amine oxidase N-terminal domain-containing protein, which translates to MKLKLPLFIAILVIVVILLNRFYTNSKVESTNISYLNIRFDEEQPIIEYYDGSEEMLNLKENVFLFFNGSVVEGAIVKIVDGEPIVPTEVISTLFNAKIKENDNEDIISVTLKGKKIDLFINEKYARVNNENYTLDIETQKIEDKIYVPLKFISEQFGAKFNYYDGENIVEGQFPILPNYKQIMINKYPTFVEPLSNEEALAILRKELEKAYETVYGKKYESYKGNLSDKNLSEEDGWRNFISNKLYIKGENDRYYIIPVVFDFFVDKYTGDVYVFYQGANYVIYKFDPYSKDAFSFAG; encoded by the coding sequence ATGAAATTAAAATTACCATTGTTTATTGCTATTTTAGTAATTGTTGTAATTTTATTAAATAGATTTTACACTAATAGTAAGGTAGAATCTACGAATATAAGTTATCTTAATATCAGATTTGATGAAGAGCAGCCTATAATTGAGTACTATGATGGTTCAGAAGAAATGCTTAACCTCAAAGAAAATGTTTTTTTGTTTTTTAATGGTTCTGTAGTTGAAGGAGCTATTGTAAAAATTGTTGATGGGGAGCCTATTGTTCCTACTGAGGTTATTTCTACTCTATTTAATGCAAAGATCAAAGAAAACGATAATGAAGATATAATTTCTGTAACTCTTAAGGGCAAAAAAATTGATTTATTCATTAATGAAAAGTATGCCAGAGTAAATAATGAAAATTACACATTGGATATTGAAACACAAAAAATAGAAGATAAAATATATGTACCTTTAAAATTTATTTCTGAACAATTTGGGGCAAAATTCAATTATTATGATGGAGAAAATATTGTTGAAGGACAATTTCCTATTTTACCTAACTATAAACAGATCATGATCAATAAGTATCCAACGTTTGTAGAACCTCTTTCGAATGAAGAGGCGTTAGCCATTCTCAGAAAAGAACTTGAAAAGGCATATGAAACAGTTTATGGGAAAAAATACGAATCTTACAAAGGTAATTTATCAGATAAAAACTTGAGTGAAGAAGATGGATGGAGAAATTTTATTTCCAATAAGTTGTATATAAAGGGTGAGAATGATAGATATTATATAATACCAGTTGTATTTGATTTTTTTGTAGACAAATATACAGGTGATGTATATGTATTTTATCAAGGAGCAAATTATGTCATCTATAAATTTGATCCCTATTCGAAAGATGCCTTTTCATTTGCTGGATAA
- a CDS encoding GerMN domain-containing protein: protein MSKKYLIILFVFIISITTTSCQKYDVVNEESNNFPPINPLPEDKLEIVLYYPSESMDYLAPEFRVVPRKNAQIEEMVIDELLKGTSKKNLKSIVPASTKVLSIDINDGVAYVSFSSDLVGKDYTEKEEAFVIYSIVNSLTSISSINKVQILIDGKARDVLYKYYCIREPFEFSGMIVSKKYVSPVSIINNYYDSILNHKYDESISMLNLKDVDKFKYNTLKTYLIEEFKGIINYDIKDYTIYEYSDELKMSVKYTISYEKGSVKNSQKNLKLIYNGEDFLIEGIIY from the coding sequence ATGAGTAAAAAATATTTAATCATATTATTCGTATTTATAATTTCTATAACCACTACATCATGTCAAAAATATGATGTAGTAAATGAAGAAAGCAACAATTTTCCTCCCATAAATCCCTTGCCAGAAGATAAGCTTGAAATTGTTCTTTACTATCCCAGTGAATCAATGGACTATTTAGCTCCAGAATTTAGAGTTGTACCAAGAAAAAATGCCCAAATAGAAGAGATGGTTATAGATGAATTGTTAAAGGGAACTTCTAAAAAAAACTTGAAAAGTATTGTACCAGCTAGTACTAAAGTATTATCTATTGATATAAATGATGGTGTAGCTTATGTAAGTTTTTCAAGCGATTTAGTAGGAAAAGATTATACTGAAAAAGAGGAAGCCTTTGTAATATATTCTATCGTCAATTCTTTGACTTCTATTTCTTCCATAAACAAAGTTCAGATACTTATAGATGGGAAAGCAAGAGATGTGTTGTATAAATACTATTGTATTAGAGAACCTTTTGAGTTTAGTGGCATGATAGTTTCTAAAAAATATGTAAGCCCTGTTTCAATAATAAATAATTATTATGATTCTATACTAAACCATAAGTATGATGAAAGCATATCTATGTTAAATTTAAAGGATGTGGATAAATTTAAATATAATACACTAAAGACTTATTTGATAGAGGAATTTAAGGGCATAATTAATTATGATATTAAAGATTATACAATATATGAATATTCAGATGAACTAAAAATGAGTGTTAAATATACTATAAGCTATGAAAAAGGTAGTGTAAAAAATTCTCAAAAAAATTTAAAGTTGATTTATAATGGAGAGGACTTTTTAATAGAAGGAATTATATATTAA
- a CDS encoding sensor histidine kinase, protein MNEEWVKKAINEYSKEINGRIIIVDKNNIVKGDSNNLFIGDTFKHDEIQKALNGENSRRVYNFRDTGRVMYVSVPVILNDEIVGATLISVSIDNIYLEVKHISRKVALISGISMLVTAIIAFFFSDAIFKPLGQLKNAINKVAQGHLEEKVNIDSNDEFKEVAEAFNIMILKLDQVDTQRKDFVANVSHELRTPLTSIKILSESLISGEDFNVDVYKEFLTDIDSEVDRLNNIITDLLTLVDLDKEKLTLDLKITYMNFLLERIYLRLKPLAEKKSIDLELVLNEKIQLKVDNEKIQQAIINIIDNAIKYTQTGGKVKLKLYNEGKYAIIEIKDNGIGIPEENIQNIFERFYRVDKARSRDTGGTGLGLSIAWQIVSLHQGTIEVESKVGVGSTFYIKLPITT, encoded by the coding sequence ATGAATGAAGAATGGGTAAAAAAGGCTATAAATGAGTACAGCAAGGAGATAAATGGAAGAATTATCATTGTAGATAAAAATAATATTGTTAAGGGGGATTCAAACAATTTATTTATTGGGGATACTTTTAAGCATGATGAGATACAGAAAGCTTTGAATGGGGAAAATAGTAGAAGAGTATATAATTTTAGAGATACTGGTAGGGTTATGTATGTTTCTGTACCAGTAATACTAAATGATGAAATAGTAGGTGCTACTCTTATATCTGTATCTATTGATAATATATACTTAGAAGTTAAACATATTTCAAGAAAGGTAGCACTTATATCTGGAATAAGCATGCTTGTTACAGCTATTATAGCTTTTTTCTTTTCTGATGCTATATTTAAACCCCTAGGACAATTAAAAAATGCAATAAATAAAGTAGCTCAAGGTCATTTAGAAGAAAAGGTAAATATAGATAGTAACGATGAATTTAAAGAAGTAGCTGAAGCTTTTAATATTATGATTTTAAAATTGGATCAAGTCGATACTCAAAGAAAGGATTTTGTAGCCAATGTATCTCATGAGTTAAGAACTCCATTGACATCAATAAAAATCTTGTCAGAATCTCTTATTTCTGGAGAAGATTTTAATGTAGATGTGTATAAAGAGTTTTTGACTGATATAGATTCAGAAGTAGATAGACTAAACAATATCATAACGGATTTATTGACATTGGTGGATTTAGATAAGGAAAAGCTCACATTGGATTTAAAGATAACTTATATGAATTTTTTGCTTGAAAGGATTTATTTAAGACTAAAGCCTCTAGCTGAAAAGAAATCTATAGATTTAGAATTAGTTTTAAATGAAAAGATACAATTAAAAGTAGATAATGAGAAAATACAACAGGCTATTATAAATATTATAGACAATGCAATCAAGTATACGCAAACTGGGGGAAAAGTGAAGTTAAAATTGTATAATGAAGGGAAATATGCCATTATAGAAATAAAAGATAATGGCATAGGTATTCCAGAAGAGAACATTCAAAATATTTTTGAAAGATTTTATAGAGTAGATAAAGCTAGATCTAGGGATACGGGAGGAACAGGGTTGGGGTTGTCTATTGCATGGCAGATAGTATCACTGCATCAAGGGACTATAGAAGTAGAAAGTAAAGTTGGAGTGGGTAGTACATTTTATATTAAACTGCCTATTACGACTTGA
- a CDS encoding response regulator transcription factor: protein MDTKILIVDDEKLFVKGLKYSLEQDGYIIDTAFDGYEALEKAKNKRYDLILLDLMLPGIDGLEVCQKLRQDSQVPIIMLTAKGEDINKILGLEYGADDYLTKPFNILELKARIKAILRRVNMKSTNITDQVIQIDDFTINTLGRKLTVREKEVNLTAKEFDLLLLLASNPGKVFTREELLETIWGYEYFGDLRTVDVHIRRLREKIERDSSQAEYILTKWGVGYYFRSRPQ from the coding sequence ATGGACACCAAAATATTAATTGTAGATGATGAAAAGCTTTTTGTAAAAGGTTTAAAGTACAGCTTAGAGCAGGATGGATATATTATAGATACTGCATTTGATGGATATGAAGCCTTGGAAAAAGCCAAAAATAAAAGATACGACTTGATTCTTTTGGATTTGATGTTGCCAGGCATAGACGGATTAGAAGTGTGTCAGAAATTGAGACAGGATTCACAAGTGCCAATCATCATGCTTACTGCAAAAGGTGAAGATATAAATAAAATATTAGGTTTAGAATATGGTGCGGATGATTATTTGACTAAGCCATTCAATATACTGGAATTGAAAGCAAGGATAAAAGCTATACTTAGGCGAGTAAACATGAAAAGTACCAATATTACTGATCAAGTAATTCAAATTGATGATTTTACTATAAATACTTTGGGCAGAAAATTAACTGTACGTGAAAAAGAAGTCAATCTTACTGCAAAGGAATTTGATTTATTACTACTTTTAGCTTCAAACCCTGGGAAAGTATTTACTAGAGAAGAATTATTGGAAACTATATGGGGCTATGAATATTTTGGAGATTTAAGAACCGTTGATGTTCATATCAGGAGACTTAGAGAAAAAATCGAAAGAGATTCAAGCCAAGCAGAATATATACTTACAAAATGGGGAGTTGGTTACTATTTTAGAAGTAGGCCACAATGA
- the selB gene encoding selenocysteine-specific translation elongation factor yields the protein MKHIIIGTAGHIDHGKTTLIRALTGRNTDRLREEQERGISIELGFTYFDLPSGKRAGIIDVPGHEKFIKNMLAGVIGIDIVILVVAADEGVMPQTKEHLAILDLLGIKSGFIVLTKADLVEEEWLELVKEEVSMSVEGTFLEGTPIIPVSSTKGIGIDETIKLIDELSDEVEERDSEGMPRLPVDRVFTISGFGTIVTGTLISGTLKVGEEVQVFPGNKTTRIRSLQVHDKDTSIVYAGQRVAINLAGLKKSELERGDVVASIGSMKDTMMLDVKLKILRDIPKIIENRSRLRLYIGTKEVLCRVVLLDNEFLSPGESGYAQLRLEEPIVAKRGDKFILRFYSPMFTIGGGEVLESNPDKKKRFDERALEELKIKETGDFTEIVEKIILDKSSSYPTVKNIVMYTVMPEDKVINEIKKLEQNGKIKIISLLKDVYIVHIDYFNQLKDAIENELKEYHKKKPLKAGMSKEEIRSKYLKSAKPKMADSLLNLIMDDGSICQNGQVLFLKDFKIIYSEEQLKIVDSIKKEFLNRGFIPPKLEELYDIIKYDKNNVEQVFESLVDCGEIIQIKEDTYFLKELYTKALSILKDYLADNESITASQYRDLLNTNRKIAIGLLEYFDQCKITKRIEDKRTLF from the coding sequence ATGAAGCATATAATCATAGGGACTGCAGGTCATATCGATCATGGAAAAACAACTTTAATTAGGGCTCTCACTGGTAGAAATACTGATAGATTGAGAGAGGAACAAGAAAGAGGTATTTCAATAGAATTAGGTTTTACATATTTTGATTTACCTAGTGGGAAAAGAGCAGGAATAATTGATGTTCCTGGTCATGAGAAGTTTATTAAAAATATGTTGGCAGGAGTTATTGGTATAGATATAGTTATATTGGTTGTTGCAGCAGACGAGGGAGTAATGCCACAAACCAAAGAGCATTTAGCTATATTGGATCTTCTTGGGATAAAAAGTGGATTTATAGTTTTAACTAAAGCAGATTTAGTAGAAGAAGAGTGGCTGGAACTTGTCAAAGAAGAAGTAAGTATGAGCGTAGAAGGAACTTTTCTTGAAGGGACTCCAATTATCCCTGTTTCATCAACCAAAGGGATTGGTATAGATGAAACTATTAAACTCATAGATGAATTGTCAGATGAAGTAGAGGAAAGGGATAGTGAGGGTATGCCTAGATTGCCCGTAGATAGAGTATTTACTATATCTGGATTTGGTACTATTGTTACAGGAACTTTGATTTCTGGAACGCTTAAAGTAGGAGAAGAAGTACAAGTTTTCCCAGGAAATAAAACAACCAGAATACGTTCACTGCAAGTGCATGACAAAGATACATCTATTGTCTATGCTGGTCAAAGAGTTGCAATAAATTTAGCAGGGCTAAAAAAATCTGAATTGGAAAGGGGGGATGTAGTAGCTTCTATTGGTTCTATGAAAGATACTATGATGCTAGATGTGAAACTTAAGATACTTAGAGATATTCCAAAGATTATTGAAAATAGATCAAGACTTAGACTTTATATAGGGACTAAAGAGGTATTATGTAGAGTAGTATTGTTAGATAATGAATTCTTGTCTCCAGGAGAAAGCGGATATGCTCAATTGAGATTAGAAGAGCCTATAGTTGCAAAGAGAGGAGATAAATTTATTTTAAGATTTTATTCTCCAATGTTTACTATTGGAGGAGGAGAAGTATTGGAATCAAATCCAGACAAGAAGAAAAGATTTGATGAAAGAGCATTAGAAGAATTGAAAATAAAAGAAACAGGGGATTTTACTGAAATAGTGGAGAAAATAATATTGGATAAAAGTAGTAGCTATCCAACAGTTAAGAATATTGTCATGTATACTGTTATGCCTGAAGATAAAGTTATAAATGAAATAAAAAAATTAGAGCAGAATGGCAAGATAAAGATTATATCCTTATTGAAAGATGTCTATATCGTTCACATAGATTATTTTAACCAATTGAAAGATGCGATTGAAAATGAGCTCAAAGAATACCACAAAAAGAAACCATTAAAAGCTGGAATGTCAAAAGAAGAAATTAGAAGCAAATATTTAAAAAGTGCTAAGCCCAAAATGGCAGATAGTTTGCTTAATTTAATAATGGATGATGGTTCTATATGCCAAAATGGTCAAGTACTATTTTTGAAAGATTTTAAAATAATTTATTCTGAGGAACAACTAAAGATTGTAGATAGTATAAAGAAAGAATTTTTAAATAGAGGTTTTATACCGCCTAAACTAGAGGAATTGTATGATATAATTAAATATGATAAAAATAATGTGGAACAAGTATTTGAATCATTGGTGGATTGTGGTGAAATAATTCAAATAAAAGAAGATACTTACTTTTTAAAAGAGTTATATACAAAAGCTTTAAGCATCTTAAAGGATTATTTAGCTGATAATGAATCTATTACGGCATCTCAATATAGAGATTTGCTGAATACAAATAGAAAAATAGCTATAGGATTGCTTGAATATTTTGATCAGTGCAAAATTACTAAGCGTATAGAAGATAAAAGGACATTATTTTAG
- the selA gene encoding L-seryl-tRNA(Sec) selenium transferase yields the protein MGESKKLFSFIPKVDELLENPIISEKLDKLPRVTILDSIREELDILRDDIKDGVIKDENIEERIKKLPHFVVENAEEKNNFKLKRVVNATGVIIHTNLGRSLMSEKVIRNIIEVSSNYSNLEYDLELGQRGSRYSHLEEIITKITGAESAMVVNNNAAAVLLVLSTLAKDKEVIVSRGELIEIGGSFRVPEVMEQSGAYLVDVGTTNKTHIWDYENAINENTAAFLKVHTSNYRILGFTSSVSLEELKSLKKKYEIPIVEDLGSGVLIDLSKYGLEYEPTVQNSIKNGVDIVTFSGDKLLGGPQAGIIVGKKEYIEKMKRNPLTRAFRVDKFTISALEGTLKLYLDEDSAVKNIPTLNMMTISLDELERKADRLKNMLNEEISEELIQMQIEDDYSEVGGGSLPLEKLPTKCLTLSSKKISSAQFEKRLRCFRIPIITRVSKDKIYLDLRTVKNDEFDIIVEGVKNALEK from the coding sequence ATGGGAGAAAGTAAAAAATTATTTAGCTTTATACCTAAAGTTGATGAACTTTTAGAAAACCCTATTATAAGTGAGAAGTTGGATAAATTGCCAAGGGTTACTATATTAGATTCAATAAGAGAAGAGCTGGATATTTTAAGAGATGATATAAAAGATGGAGTTATAAAAGATGAGAATATAGAAGAAAGAATAAAAAAATTGCCACATTTTGTAGTTGAAAATGCAGAAGAAAAGAACAATTTCAAATTAAAGAGAGTTGTAAATGCTACAGGAGTTATAATTCATACAAACTTGGGAAGGTCTCTTATGAGTGAAAAAGTTATTCGAAATATAATAGAAGTATCTTCCAATTATTCTAATTTAGAGTATGATTTGGAGCTAGGCCAGAGAGGATCTAGATATAGTCATTTGGAAGAAATAATTACAAAGATTACTGGTGCAGAAAGTGCAATGGTTGTTAACAACAATGCTGCTGCAGTGTTGTTGGTTTTAAGCACATTGGCAAAAGATAAGGAAGTCATTGTATCTAGAGGAGAATTGATAGAAATTGGTGGTTCGTTTAGGGTTCCTGAAGTTATGGAACAAAGTGGAGCATATCTTGTAGATGTAGGTACGACTAATAAGACTCATATATGGGATTATGAAAATGCTATAAATGAAAATACTGCTGCTTTTTTAAAGGTTCATACAAGCAATTATAGAATACTTGGGTTTACTTCTTCGGTTTCCTTAGAAGAGTTGAAAAGTTTGAAGAAAAAATATGAAATACCTATTGTAGAAGATTTAGGCAGCGGTGTGTTGATAGATTTATCTAAATATGGATTGGAATATGAACCAACTGTACAAAACTCTATAAAAAATGGCGTAGATATTGTTACATTTAGTGGAGATAAACTTTTAGGAGGGCCTCAAGCTGGAATTATAGTTGGGAAAAAAGAGTATATTGAGAAAATGAAAAGAAATCCTTTGACTAGGGCATTTAGAGTGGATAAATTCACTATATCCGCATTGGAGGGAACTCTTAAATTATATTTAGATGAGGATTCTGCTGTGAAGAATATTCCTACACTCAATATGATGACTATCTCTCTTGATGAACTTGAAAGAAAAGCAGATAGATTAAAAAATATGTTGAACGAAGAAATAAGTGAAGAGTTAATCCAAATGCAAATAGAAGATGATTATTCTGAAGTAGGTGGAGGCTCTTTGCCCTTAGAAAAATTACCTACTAAATGTTTGACCTTGTCATCAAAAAAAATAAGTTCAGCACAGTTTGAAAAGAGATTGAGATGTTTTAGGATTCCAATCATTACTCGTGTTTCTAAAGACAAAATATATTTGGACTTGAGAACAGTTAAAAATGATGAGTTTGATATAATAGTAGAAGGCGTTAAGAATGCTTTAGAAAAGTAA
- the selD gene encoding selenide, water dikinase SelD encodes MNKRLTELTKSSGUAAKIGPDTLAQVLCQLPKTYDENLIIGLDTSDDAAVYKVNDDLAIIQTLDFFTPVVDDPYTFGQIAATNSLSDVYAMGGKPIMAMNIVCFPNCLSPDVLVQILKGGHDKVQEAGAILVGGHTVEDDEPKYGLSVTGFVHPDEVLANGGARSGDLLVLTKPIGTGIINTAIKGGLADEKSYDEAVKVMTTLNKYAKDAIDKVGVNGCTDITGFGLLGHSLEMAMASSVSLKIDHDKISLIEGALYFAQMGLVPAGAYKNEAYIGDRVKFLREIPVEKKDILFDPQTSGGLLISVSEDKVDKLLEELKNTPTSFSVVGEVLEKRDHYIYVE; translated from the coding sequence ATGAACAAAAGACTTACAGAGCTTACGAAGAGTTCAGGGTGAGCAGCTAAAATAGGTCCTGATACCTTGGCACAAGTTTTGTGTCAATTACCAAAAACTTATGATGAAAATTTAATCATTGGATTAGATACTTCAGATGATGCTGCTGTATATAAAGTAAATGATGATTTGGCCATTATACAAACATTGGATTTTTTCACACCTGTAGTTGATGATCCATATACATTTGGTCAAATTGCAGCTACCAATTCTTTAAGTGATGTATATGCCATGGGTGGAAAACCTATTATGGCTATGAATATAGTTTGCTTTCCAAATTGCTTATCTCCAGATGTATTGGTTCAAATATTAAAAGGAGGTCATGACAAAGTACAAGAAGCTGGTGCAATACTAGTAGGAGGTCATACCGTTGAAGATGATGAACCTAAATATGGCCTTTCTGTAACTGGATTTGTTCATCCTGATGAAGTACTTGCCAATGGCGGTGCAAGATCAGGTGATTTGTTGGTTCTTACAAAACCTATAGGGACTGGTATCATAAATACAGCTATTAAAGGTGGTTTGGCAGACGAAAAATCTTATGATGAAGCAGTGAAAGTCATGACTACACTAAATAAATATGCTAAAGATGCTATTGATAAAGTTGGAGTGAATGGTTGTACTGATATAACTGGATTTGGACTTTTGGGTCATAGTTTAGAGATGGCTATGGCTAGTTCAGTGAGTTTAAAAATAGATCATGACAAAATATCTTTAATTGAAGGTGCACTTTATTTTGCACAAATGGGACTGGTTCCAGCAGGAGCTTATAAAAATGAAGCTTATATTGGAGATAGGGTTAAATTTTTAAGAGAAATTCCAGTAGAAAAAAAAGATATTTTGTTTGATCCTCAAACTTCTGGTGGATTGCTTATATCTGTATCAGAAGATAAAGTAGATAAATTGCTGGAAGAACTTAAAAATACACCTACTTCTTTTAGTGTTGTTGGAGAAGTGCTAGAAAAGCGAGATCATTATATTTACGTAGAATAA
- a CDS encoding helix-hairpin-helix domain-containing protein has product MKFFTKREQIVILLLVIIVVFIIFFNLYNKNVTLNKKTNLEEITLDDLEEIDEGKPKDENEAEEIIMVHISGQVYKPGLVQLKNGSRVIDAVNSAGGLKSEADLDRINLAKKLADEEKIYIPKIGEDNDIIDEVEISDGGSSSNSSGNKSNKININTCTKEELMNLPGIGEVLATRIVEYRESRKFNSIEDIMNVSGIGNKKFENIKDFITVK; this is encoded by the coding sequence GTGAAATTCTTTACAAAAAGAGAGCAAATCGTTATACTATTATTAGTTATAATAGTCGTTTTTATTATCTTTTTTAATTTATATAACAAAAATGTAACATTGAATAAAAAAACAAATTTGGAAGAAATCACTTTAGATGATTTGGAAGAAATAGATGAAGGAAAACCAAAAGATGAAAATGAAGCAGAAGAAATCATAATGGTTCATATTAGCGGACAAGTATATAAACCAGGTCTTGTTCAATTAAAAAATGGCTCAAGAGTCATTGATGCTGTAAACAGTGCTGGTGGTCTTAAGAGTGAGGCGGATTTAGATAGAATAAATTTGGCCAAAAAATTGGCAGATGAAGAAAAGATATATATTCCTAAAATTGGTGAAGATAATGACATAATAGATGAAGTTGAAATTTCTGATGGAGGAAGTTCAAGTAATAGTTCAGGAAATAAGAGCAATAAGATAAATATAAATACTTGTACAAAAGAAGAATTGATGAATCTACCAGGAATTGGGGAAGTATTAGCTACAAGAATTGTAGAATATAGGGAATCGAGGAAGTTCAATAGTATTGAAGACATTATGAATGTATCAGGGATAGGAAATAAAAAATTTGAAAATATAAAAGATTTTATTACTGTTAAATAA